The following is a genomic window from Geminicoccaceae bacterium SCSIO 64248.
AGGCGATTGTTGAGGGAGCGCCCGTCGATTCAGGGGCTCTCGGTGCCCGGTATGCCCTCGGGATCACCTGGCATGGAGGTGCCGGGCGTTCCTGCGGAGGCGTTCGACGTGATCGCCTTCGACAGGAACGGGCTCCGCGAGATCTTCCTTCAGGTTCGTCCGATCGGATGAAGCTGGCCGGTGGCCGGACGATCGGACAGTTCGGTTGAACGGGTTCCGAGCTGCTCGAGGATCGGACAGAACGGTCGGTCATCGCCGCTGCAGCGATCCGCTAGATGCTGGATTGTCCGCGCCATCGCCTGCAGTTCGGCGATCTTGGTTTCCAGTTCAGCGAGATGAGCCAAAGCCACGGCCTTGACGTCGGCGCTCGCGCGGCTCCGGTCCTGCCAGAGCGCCAGAAGCTCGCCGATGCGCCCAACGGAAAAGCCAAGATCACGTGCTCGGCGAATGAAGCGGAGGGTGTGAACGTCGCGCTCGTCATAGCTTCGATAGTTGCTGTGCGTTCGCGACGCCTTGGGGATCAGGCCCTGCAACTCGTAGTAGCGGATCATCTTGGTGGATACGCCCGAAGCGTGACTCGCCTGTCCGATGTTCATCGCCGTCAGCACTTTCTGGAAAGGTTCAAGGGTTCTTCGGGCTAATCCGAGCGTCCGCTGGTCTGTGTCGGCGCCGCCGATCCGGCACTCGCGCGAGCGCCTGGCGGGACCTGAGACAAAGCTGCAGTTCGTCGGCTGCGTGCCGGGCCTGATCGTCAACGCCGCCTAAGCGTTCATCAGCAGCGGAACACGCGGCACTCTACCACAGTAGGGTATCATGAGATGGCCTTAGTGTGTATGTGGTTCCGCTTCATACGCCGCTGGGAGGTGCTTCTTGAGCCGCAACATCCTGCCGCCCCTGTTCCCTGACGCCGGGCGCAGCACTTCTGACGTCACGACGATATCTCACCGGCGACGGCCGGTCCTCGCC
Proteins encoded in this region:
- the cueR gene encoding Cu(I)-responsive transcriptional regulator, translating into MNIGQASHASGVSTKMIRYYELQGLIPKASRTHSNYRSYDERDVHTLRFIRRARDLGFSVGRIGELLALWQDRSRASADVKAVALAHLAELETKIAELQAMARTIQHLADRCSGDDRPFCPILEQLGTRSTELSDRPATGQLHPIGRT